The following proteins are encoded in a genomic region of Leptolyngbya ohadii IS1:
- a CDS encoding DMT family transporter — MDRKTLLLGVICVIASATCFGTIPLFSQIAYSSGVDPKTLLFFRFTIAFLCLSALALFQRQSFPTGKNLIWLIGLGSVGFVLQSFCFFSSLTLINGSLATLLLYLYPAFVVCFSLLRGRRVPFEKNAALVLAILGSYLVIGPTIEQANSGTVAGILFALGAAVVYAGYVVLSEDILAQEQAVPSVAIMSASAAAVYGVTEIFQGFTFPVSLLGWFAVVCIGVVCAAFAIGLLFQGIKLIGSVNASILSNLEPIVTVVIGTAFLEEALTLEKILGGLLIIFAGVVLAKPAYQN; from the coding sequence ATGGATAGAAAAACGCTTTTACTGGGAGTAATTTGTGTCATTGCTTCCGCAACCTGTTTCGGTACGATCCCCCTTTTTTCCCAAATTGCTTATAGCTCTGGCGTTGACCCCAAAACACTTCTATTTTTTCGATTCACGATCGCCTTCCTGTGTCTCAGTGCCTTAGCTTTATTCCAGCGGCAGTCCTTCCCGACTGGGAAAAACTTGATTTGGTTGATTGGACTGGGAAGCGTGGGATTTGTTTTGCAGTCCTTTTGCTTTTTTTCGAGTCTGACGTTAATCAACGGTAGCTTGGCAACGCTTCTGCTGTACCTGTACCCTGCCTTTGTCGTCTGCTTCTCACTGCTTAGAGGGAGGCGCGTTCCCTTTGAGAAAAACGCAGCGTTGGTGCTTGCTATTTTAGGATCGTATCTGGTGATTGGTCCGACGATCGAGCAGGCAAATTCCGGAACTGTTGCAGGAATTCTCTTTGCGTTAGGGGCAGCGGTTGTCTATGCCGGATACGTCGTACTGAGCGAAGACATTTTGGCACAGGAGCAGGCAGTCCCCTCGGTTGCGATTATGAGTGCATCCGCCGCCGCTGTTTATGGGGTCACTGAAATTTTTCAGGGGTTCACTTTTCCCGTTAGTCTTCTGGGCTGGTTCGCCGTGGTCTGCATTGGAGTGGTTTGTGCTGCTTTTGCGATCGGGCTATTGTTTCAGGGCATCAAACTGATTGGCAGCGTCAATGCCTCAATTCTCTCCAACCTGGAACCGATCGTAACCGTGGTGATCGGAACAGCATTCCTGGAAGAGGCACTGACGCTTGAGAAAATTCTGGGTGGACTGCTGATTATTTTTGCTGGGGTGGTTCTGGCAAAGCCGGCTTATCAGAATTAG
- a CDS encoding nuclease-related domain-containing protein, which yields MALFLTDYSHRFQKVTPGERRFMERLRQKLEDDYLIWYDAPIGRKRQHPDFIILHPERGLIVLEIKDWRLDTIRQINPSTVTLLTPNGEKEERNPLEQARAYTIAIKELLERDKLLIQHDGRHKGKLAFPYSYGVILSNITRATFKSQPALTAAIEPNLVICKDEMTEKVDPDKALRWITGRFRKLRLIVCHALSRRRLFHKATSLDGQGIFVDSDPSSDRVHPLRLVELTLRVGDAEKAFWEA from the coding sequence ATGGCACTATTCCTGACCGATTACAGCCATCGCTTTCAAAAGGTAACTCCCGGAGAGCGTCGCTTTATGGAGCGATTGCGGCAGAAACTGGAAGATGATTACCTCATCTGGTACGATGCGCCGATCGGACGAAAACGGCAGCATCCTGACTTCATCATTCTCCATCCAGAGCGTGGGCTAATTGTTCTGGAGATCAAGGACTGGCGGCTAGACACGATTCGCCAAATTAACCCTTCTACCGTCACACTGCTCACGCCCAATGGAGAAAAGGAAGAGCGCAATCCACTGGAACAAGCTCGTGCTTATACGATCGCAATTAAGGAACTGCTAGAGCGCGACAAATTACTGATTCAGCATGATGGGCGACATAAAGGAAAACTTGCATTTCCCTATAGTTACGGAGTTATCCTATCAAACATCACTCGCGCCACTTTCAAGTCACAGCCTGCGCTCACCGCTGCCATTGAGCCGAACTTGGTCATTTGCAAGGATGAGATGACGGAGAAAGTAGACCCAGATAAAGCATTGCGGTGGATTACAGGCAGATTTCGCAAGCTGCGGCTCATCGTTTGTCACGCTCTAAGTCGTAGAAGGCTTTTTCATAAAGCCACTTCTCTGGACGGTCAGGGTATTTTTGTTGATAGCGATCCATCAAGCGATCGGGTGCATCCTCTCCGACTTGTCGAGCTAACTTTGCGTGTAGGGGATGCGGAAAAAGCTTTTTGGGAAGCTTAG
- a CDS encoding thermonuclease family protein, which yields MLESHLMSRSPFLILALAPLCLNLLSPTRTTASALRAVAQRQAIAQTINATVISTGDGDTLRVDQGGQSITVRLSCIDSAEASQPGGQAAADRLRQLLPRGQSVQIIPTDTDRYGRTVGVVFANGRSINLQMVQEGHAVVYRDYLNNCPNSRNDLLAAEAEARSARRNFWAQSNAVMPWDWRRGVRSVPSSPAPAPARPTPAQTTSNFPPCVNSDCDCSDFRSQAEAQRVFNAFPGDPFRLDRDGDGRVCEGR from the coding sequence ATGCTTGAAAGCCATCTGATGTCTCGATCGCCCTTTCTCATCCTTGCTCTAGCTCCGCTCTGCCTCAACTTACTGTCTCCGACCCGAACGACCGCTTCTGCGCTACGCGCAGTTGCGCAGCGACAAGCGATCGCCCAAACGATTAACGCGACTGTAATCTCGACAGGAGATGGTGATACATTGCGCGTGGATCAAGGAGGACAATCAATTACAGTGCGGTTAAGCTGCATCGATTCTGCTGAAGCCTCGCAGCCTGGAGGACAAGCAGCAGCCGATCGCCTGCGTCAACTTCTTCCCCGTGGGCAGTCCGTGCAAATCATCCCCACGGACACCGACCGTTATGGACGAACGGTAGGAGTAGTGTTTGCCAATGGACGATCGATCAACCTCCAGATGGTGCAGGAGGGTCATGCCGTGGTGTACCGGGATTATCTGAACAACTGCCCTAACTCACGGAACGATCTTCTGGCAGCAGAAGCAGAGGCGCGATCGGCACGACGCAATTTTTGGGCACAGTCCAATGCTGTAATGCCGTGGGATTGGCGGCGAGGAGTACGATCGGTTCCCAGTTCTCCTGCTCCTGCTCCTGCAAGACCGACCCCAGCACAAACCACTTCCAACTTCCCGCCCTGCGTTAATTCGGACTGTGATTGCTCAGACTTCCGATCACAGGCGGAGGCGCAAAGGGTTTTCAATGCTTTCCCTGGTGATCCGTTTCGTCTCGATCGAGATGGTGATGGACGGGTATGTGAAGGGCGATGA